From Salvia splendens isolate huo1 chromosome 16, SspV2, whole genome shotgun sequence, a single genomic window includes:
- the LOC121772695 gene encoding pentatricopeptide repeat-containing protein At5g66520-like, translating to MSAILSIPSSNPPTISTFKNLDFCSTMAELKQHHAQIVKLGLSSDNDGTGRLIKFSALSQSGDLPYALKVFASLPQPDAFIYNTIFRAYLHAQLHTHCLSLYSHMLQNSVTPNNYSFPPVIRACAAAAGVGKQVHAHVIKFGFSRDSYCQNNLIRMYVGFDELEAARRVFDRMERKDDVSWTTMISGYSQCGWLGEALRVFETMAVKNSAAWNAVIAAHVQNNRFHDAFKLFDRMMEEDVEMDGFVAASMLAACTGLGALELGEWIHERMESRGIRIDTKLATTLMDMYCKCGRLDKAVEVFDGLRVKGVSSWNCMIGGFAMHGRGRDAIGLLKRMEAEAGRPDPVTFVNVLAACAHSGMVEEGRRYFSYMTEAYDIAPRMEHYGCLVDLLGRAGLLDEARMVIDEMPMSPDVGVLGALLGACRIHGNLEMAEEVGHRVIELEPGNSGRYVLLANLYAKEGRLEDVARVRKLMNDRGVKKVAGSSTIELAGSVCEFVAGGRAHPEAREIYAKVGEIVRRIRDFGYVTDSEGVLYEAGEEESENPLHYHSEKLAIAYGLLKTKPGDTIRVTKNLRVCKDCHEASKLISEAYDREIIVRDRNRFHHFKGGVCSCNDYW from the coding sequence ATGTCTGCAATCCTTTCAATTCCATCCTCAAACCCTCCCACCATATCCACGTTCAAGAATCTCGACTTCTGCTCAACCATGGCCGAGCTCAAGCAGCACCACGCCCAAATCGTCAAGCTCGGCCTCTCCTCCGACAACGATGGCACGGGACGCCTCATCAAGTTCTCCGCCCTCTCACAGTCCGGCGACTTGCCTTATGCACTGAAGGTGTTCGCTTCATTGCCCCAACCAGATGCTTTCATATACAACACCATCTTCAGAGCCTACTTACACGCACAATTGCACACGCACTGCCTTTCCCTCTACTCCCACATGCTCCAAAACTCCGTCACGCCCAACAACTACTCCTTCCCTCCCGTTATCCGAGCGTGCGCCGCTGCTGCCGGAGTCGGAAAGCAGGTGCACGCGCACGTGATCAAATTCGGATTCTCTCGAGACTCGTATTGCCAGAACAATTTGATCCGAATGTACGTCGGCTTCGATGAATTGGAGGCCGCGAGGAGGGTTTTCGATCGTATGGAGAGGAAGGACGACGTTTCTTGGACAACGATGATCAGTGGCTACTCGCAATGCGGATGGTTGGGCGAGGCGCTGCGTGTTTTCGAGACGATGGCTGTCAAGAACTCAGCTGCGTGGAACGCTGTGATCGCAGCTCATGTGCAGAATAATAGATTTCATGATGCTTTCAAGCTCTTTGATAGGATGATGGAGGAGGATGTGGAGATGGATGGCTTTGTTGCGGCTAGTATGCTCGCGGCTTGCACGGGGCTAGGCGCGCTGGAGCTAGGCGAGTGGATACATGAGCGGATGGAGAGTAGGGGGATCAGGATCGACACGAAGCTGGCGACGACGCTCATGGATATGTATTGCAAATGTGGGCGTTTGGATAAGGCGGTTGAGGTGTTCGATGGGTTGCGTGTCAAGGGAGTTTCGTCGTGGAACTGTATGATCGGAGGGTTTGCGATGCACGGACGAGGTAGGGATGCGATTGGGCTTCTGAAGAGgatggaggcggaggcggggagGCCGGATCCTGTGACGTTTGTGAATGTTCTTGCGGCTTGTGCACACTCGGGTATGGTGGAGGAGGGGAGGCGTTACTTCTCTTACATGACCGAGGCCTATGACATCGCTCCTAGGATGGAGCATTACGGCTGCTTGGTTGATCTGCTCGGGCGGGCGGGGTTGTTGGATGAGGCTAGGATGGTTATAGATGAGATGCCGATGAGCCCAGATGTTGGAGTGTTGGGAGCCCTTCTCGGGGCTTGTAGGATCCATGGGAATCTCGAAATGGCGGAGGAGGTAGGGCATCGGGTGATTGAGCTAGAGCCGGGGAACAGTGGGCGATACGTGCTTCTGGCGAACCTATACGCGAAGGAAGGGAGATTGGAGGATGTGGCGAGGGTTAGGAAGTTGATGAATGATCGAGGGGTGAAGAAGGTGGCCGGTTCTTCAACGATCGAACTAGCTGGTAGCGTGTGTGAGTTTGTGGCCGGCGGTAGGGCTCACCCCGAGGCTCGAGAGATATATGCCAAAGTCGGGGAGATTGTGCGTAGGATTAGGGATTTTGGGTATGTGACGGATAGTGAGGGAGTGTTGTATGAAGCAGGTGAGGAGGAGAGTGAGAATCCATTGCACTACCATAGTGAGAAGCTGGCTATTGCATATGGGCTGCTGAAGACCAAGCCCGGTGACACGATCCGCGTCACGAAGAATTTGCGTGTGTGTAAGGATTGCCACGAGGCAAGTAAGCTCATCTCGGAAGCGTATGATCGAGAGATAATCGTGAGGGATCGGAATCGATTCCACCATTTCAAAGGGGGAGTTTGTTCGTGTAACGACTACTGGTGA
- the LOC121772469 gene encoding UDP-N-acetylglucosamine--dolichyl-phosphate N-acetylglucosaminephosphotransferase-like: MAARKRATSTTLKTTEPGPEKPKSETPAAEPPIRPAKLATILKFFLIFSIPYFYLIFAHYRIDYEIKRSILISSFVSGIGFLIAVKMIPVASKYVLRRNLFGYDINKNGTPDGSIKVPESLGIVVAIVFLAVAILFQYFNLTADSNWLVEYNAALASICFITLLGFVDDVLDVPWRVKLVLPSIAALPLLMAYAGHTTIIIPKPLVPYVGMDILDLGWIYKLYMGLLAVFCTNSINIHAGINGLEVGQTVVIACAILIHNIMQIGVATDLEHKQAHVFSIYLVQPLLATSLALLSFNWYPSSVFVGDTYTYFAGMTMAVVGILGHFSETLLIFFAPQVLNFLLSLPQLAGIIPCPRHRLPKFDPQTGLLIGTNDGTLVNLFLRQFGRRSEKSLCILLLIFQAICCGFCFFLRWLLTGWYK, translated from the exons ATGGCAGCTAGGAAGCGAGCTACATCAACAACACTAAAAACTACGGAGCCCGGCCCGGAGAAGCCCAAGTCCGAGACACCGGCGGCGGAACCCCCAATTCGACCTGCGAAATTGGCCACAATCCTCAAATTCTTTCTCATATTCTCGATTCCCTATTTTTACTTGATTTTCGCACACTACAGGATCGATTATGAGATTAAACGATCGATCCTGATCAGCTCCTTCGTCAGCGGCATAGGGTTCCTAATCGCGGTTAAAATGATTCCCGTGGCGTCCAAGTATGTGCTGCGGAGGAATTTGTTTGGGTATGATATTAACAAGAATGGCACCCCTGATGGATCCATTAAAGT GCCTGAATCGTTGGGTATAGTTGTTGCTATAGTTTTCCTAGCCGTCGCTATCTTGTTTCAATATTTCAACCTCACCGCAGATTCAAat TGGCTAGTCGAATACAATGCTGCACTAGCATCAATCTGCTTCATCACTCTGCTTGGTTTTGTGGATGACGTCCTTGATGTACCTTGGAGAGT GAAACTGGTGTTACCATCTATTGCTGCTCTACCATTGTTGATGGCTTATGCTGGGCATACAACTATAATCATACCAAAGCCACTTGTTCCATATGTCGGAATGGACATTTTAGATTTAG GGTGGATTTATAAGCTCTACATGGGGTTGTTGGCTGTGTTCTGCACGAATTCAATTAACATTCATGCGGGTATTAATGGCCTTGAAGTTGGACAGACAGTCGTTATTGCTTGTGCT ATCTTGATACATAACATCATGCAAATTGGGGTAGCTACTGATCTGGAACACAAGCAAGCACATGTTTTCTCCATCTACCTTGTGCAACCCTTGCTTGCAACTTCTTTGGCATTACTTTCTTTTAACTG GTATCCCTCTTCAGTTTTCGTAGGGGACACTTACACTTACTTTGCTGGAATGACTATGGCTGTTGTCGGCATTTTAGGCCATTTTAG CGAAACACTGCTGATATTCTTCGCTCCGCAAGTCTTGAACTTTCTGCTTTCGCTTCCTCAG cTGGCTGGCATCATACCTTGCCCACGACATCGACTTCCAAA GTTCGACCCCCAAACTGGGCTACTAATAGGGACCAACGATGGAACTCTTGTCAACTTATTTCTGCGGCAGTTTGGGCGGAGATCAGAGAAGTCCCTCTGTATTCTGCTCTTAATTTTCCAG GCTATATGCTGTGGATTCTGCTTCTTTCTTCGGTGGCTCCTCACCGGCTGGTACAAGTGA
- the LOC121771286 gene encoding zinc finger CCCH domain-containing protein 39-like: MSFPDPTQPLNPFTSPPYSGNAAAYWPPFWAGSEQQQIPQFNQSKRPRASENPPNFPPFQAMNQTNAPINKGTSHIFYKTRICAKFTEGTCRNGDQCTFAHGAEDLREPPPNWQEIIREKERGGDDQRLIHRMKICKKFYNGEECPYGDKCNFLHERPPKKLKVEMPGQRESSAISIGVMGSVGEVDQVAGWKMRICSRWEMGQCNYGERCHFAHGSSDLRYSGSIDEGEATNAARKVASVSPLPAPCGAAVAVAPVEEKRISKWKLTKKINRIYGDWLDNLTPPHLSPEAMN; the protein is encoded by the exons ATGAGTTTTCCAGATCCCACACAACCCCTGAATCCATTCACATCACCGCCATATTCCGGCAACGCCGCCGCATACTGGCCGCCGTTCTGGGCCGGCTCTGAGCAACAGCAAATCCCCCAATTCAATCAGTCTAAAAGGCCAAGAGCTTCCGAAAATCCCCCAAATTTCCCCCCTTTCCAAGCAATGAATCAAACAAACGCTCCGATCAACAAAGGGACGAGCCACATTTTCTACAAGACTCGAATTTGTGCGAAATTCACGGAGGGGACTTGCAGGAACGGGGACCAGTGCACGTTTGCTCATGGCGCTGAGGATCTGCGCGAGCCGCCCCCGAATTGGCAGGAGATCATCCGGGAGAAGGAGAGGGGCGGCGATGATCAGAGGTTGATACATAGGATGAAGATATGCAAGAAGTTTTACAATGGCGAGGAGTGTCCTTATGGGGATAAATGCAATTTCTTGCACGAACGGCCGCCTAAGAAGCTCAAGGTTGAGATGCCGGGGCAGAGGGAGAGCTCGGCTATCAGCATTGGGGTGATGGGGAGCGTGGGTGAGGTTGATCAGGTGGCCGGGTGGAAGATGAGGATTTGTAGTAGATGGGAGATGGGGCAGTGTAACTATGGGGAAAGATGCCATTTTGCTCATGGTAGCTCAG ATTTGAGATATTCCGGTTCGATTGATGAGGGAGAAGCGACAAATGCAGCGAGAAAAGTAGCTTCCGTGTCTCCACTTCCGGCTCCTTGTGGTGCAGCGGTGGCTGTTGCTCCGGTGGAAGAGAAGAGAATATCGAAGTGGAAGCTAACGAAGAAGATTAATCGCATTTATGGCGATTGGCTCGACAATCTCACGCCGCCGCACCTCTCGCCGGAGGCTatgaattag
- the LOC121772266 gene encoding protein EARLY RESPONSIVE TO DEHYDRATION 15-like, producing the protein MALVSGRRSSLNPNAPLFIPAAVQQVEDFSPEWWNLVTTATWFKDYWLSQHQGEDIFVEETNGNAAGGLLPDNFDLGIDEDILNMEAQFEEFLHSAEGQDYYGSKAAIGITDNGFSKNATLVKALSMPKERGYISPREAMRWEKPAKIVSPKCSPRFIQQPR; encoded by the exons ATGGCTCTTGTATCTGGAAGAAGGTCATCGCTGAACCCGAACGCGCCGCTGTTCATCCCGGCGGCAGTGCAGCAAGTGGAGGACTTCTCACCCGAGTGGTGGAACCTCGTCACCACCGCCACTTGGTTCAAGGATTACTGGCTGAGCCAGCACCAGGGGGAGGACATCTTCGTCGAGGAGACTAATGGGAATGCCGCTGGTGGATTGTTGCCCGATAACTTTGACCTTGGTATCGACGAGGATATACTAAACATGGAAGCACAGTTCGAGGAATTTCTCCACTCTGCTGAGGGCCAAGACTACTACGGCAGCAAGGCTGCCATAGGAATCACTGATAATG GTTTTAGCAAGAATGCAACTCTGGTGAAGGCTCTGAGCATGCCGAAGGAGAGGGGCTACATATCACCGCGGGAGGCGATGAGATGGGAGAAGCCTGCGAAGATTGTGAGCCCAAAGTGCAGCCCTCGATTCATCCAGCAACCTCGTTGA
- the LOC121771846 gene encoding cystathionine beta-lyase, chloroplastic-like isoform X1, protein MAAATPSLRSFFATLQNNQIDQNGFLSGHLPLFYEHKTAVLRKVNFPVGGQILKLKCSRDKEMDVCTSALVDGFAAECTNDEEIVQTSHQVEPSVSTMLMNFSNDFDPYEALSTPLYQTATFKQPSATEGGPYDYTRSGNPTRDALESLLAKLDKADRALCFTSGMAALAAVTRLVGTGDEIVSGDDMYGGSDRLLSQVVPKSGVVVKRIDTTNLEDVASAITPRTKLVWLESPTNPRQQISDLRKIAELAHAHGALVLVDNSIMSPVLSQPLKLGADIVMHSATKFIAGHSDLMAGVLAIKGESLAKELYFIQNAEGSGLAPFDCWLCLRGIKTMALRVEKQQENAQKIAEFLRSHPRVKKVFYAGLPDHPGRALHYSQAKGAGSVLSFLTGSLALSKHVVETTKYFSITVSFGSVKSLISLPCFMSHASVPAAVREERGLTEDLIRISVGIEDVNDLIADLEQALRTGPAY, encoded by the exons ATGGCGGCTGCTACTCCATCTCTCAGATCATTCTTCGCCACTCTTCAAAACAACCAAATAGATCAAAAT GGTTTTCTCAGTGGTCATCTCCCATTGTTTTACGAGCACAAAACAGCAGTGCTCAGGAAGGTAAATTTTCCAGTTGGTGGGCAGATCCTTAAATTAAAGTGCTCTAGAGACAAAGAGATGGATGTCTGCACGTCTGCTTTGGTTGATGGATTTGCTGCCGAATGCACAAATG ATGAAGAAATCGTACAGACAAGTCATCAAGTGGAGCCGAGTGTTTCCACGATGTTGATGAATTTTTCCAACGACTTCGATCCTTATGAGGCTCTTAGCACGCCTCTCTACCAAACAGCAACTTTCAAGCAG CCTTCAGCTACGGAAGGTGGACCTTATGATTATACAAGAAGTGGAAATCCTACTCGAGATGCCCTAGAAAG TCTTCTCGCGAAGCTCGACAAAGCTGATCGAGCACTATGCTTCACCAGTGGAATGGCAGCTTTAGCAGCTGTTACTCGTCTTGTTGGAACAG GTGACGAGATTGTTTCTGGTGATGATATGTATGGTGGTTCGGATCGCTTATTGTCACAAGTAGTTCCAAAATCTGGAGTTGTGGTTAA GCGGATAGATACAACAAATTTGGAAGATGTTGCGTCTGCAATTACGCCTCGCACAAAGCTCGTGTGGTTGGAGAGTCCAACAAACCCCCGCCAGCAGATCTCAGATCTTCGT AAAATCGCTGAGCTTGCACATGCCCATGGTGCTCTCGTATTGGTTGACAACAGCATCATGTCTCCCGTACTGTCTCAACCCTTAAAGCTCGGGGCAG ATATCGTGATGCACTCTGCTACAAAGTTCATCGCTGGTCACAGTGACCTCATGGCTGGTGTGCTTGCTATCAAAGGAGAAAG CTTGGCGAAAGAACTATATTTCATTCAGAATGCAGAGGGGTCAGGGTTAGCTCCATTCGACTGTTGGCTATGTTTGAGAGGCATCAAAACTATGGCTCTACGCGTCGAAAAGCAACAG GAAAACGCGCAAAAGATTGCCGAGTTCCTCAGGTCTCACCCTCGTGTGAAAAAGGTCTTTTACGCTGGTCTTCCCGATCACCCGGGACGAGCTTTGCATTACTCTCAG GCGAAGGGCGCTGGATCAGTGCTGAGTTTCCTAACGGGATCATTGGCGCTCTCCAAGCACGTCGTTGAGACAACGAAGTATTTCAGCATAACTGTGAGCTTTG GAAGTGTGAAGTCCCTCATCAGCTTGCCTTGCTTCATGTCTCACGCAAGCGTACCTGCAGCAGTGCGTGAGGAACGAGGCCTGACTGAGGATCTGATACGCATATCTGTCGGGATTGAGGACGTCAACGACCTGATTGCTGATCTTGAACAAGCCCTACGAACTGGGCCTGCATACTAG
- the LOC121771846 gene encoding cystathionine beta-lyase, chloroplastic-like isoform X2, whose translation MDVCTSALVDGFAAECTNDEEIVQTSHQVEPSVSTMLMNFSNDFDPYEALSTPLYQTATFKQPSATEGGPYDYTRSGNPTRDALESLLAKLDKADRALCFTSGMAALAAVTRLVGTGDEIVSGDDMYGGSDRLLSQVVPKSGVVVKRIDTTNLEDVASAITPRTKLVWLESPTNPRQQISDLRKIAELAHAHGALVLVDNSIMSPVLSQPLKLGADIVMHSATKFIAGHSDLMAGVLAIKGESLAKELYFIQNAEGSGLAPFDCWLCLRGIKTMALRVEKQQENAQKIAEFLRSHPRVKKVFYAGLPDHPGRALHYSQAKGAGSVLSFLTGSLALSKHVVETTKYFSITVSFGSVKSLISLPCFMSHASVPAAVREERGLTEDLIRISVGIEDVNDLIADLEQALRTGPAY comes from the exons ATGGATGTCTGCACGTCTGCTTTGGTTGATGGATTTGCTGCCGAATGCACAAATG ATGAAGAAATCGTACAGACAAGTCATCAAGTGGAGCCGAGTGTTTCCACGATGTTGATGAATTTTTCCAACGACTTCGATCCTTATGAGGCTCTTAGCACGCCTCTCTACCAAACAGCAACTTTCAAGCAG CCTTCAGCTACGGAAGGTGGACCTTATGATTATACAAGAAGTGGAAATCCTACTCGAGATGCCCTAGAAAG TCTTCTCGCGAAGCTCGACAAAGCTGATCGAGCACTATGCTTCACCAGTGGAATGGCAGCTTTAGCAGCTGTTACTCGTCTTGTTGGAACAG GTGACGAGATTGTTTCTGGTGATGATATGTATGGTGGTTCGGATCGCTTATTGTCACAAGTAGTTCCAAAATCTGGAGTTGTGGTTAA GCGGATAGATACAACAAATTTGGAAGATGTTGCGTCTGCAATTACGCCTCGCACAAAGCTCGTGTGGTTGGAGAGTCCAACAAACCCCCGCCAGCAGATCTCAGATCTTCGT AAAATCGCTGAGCTTGCACATGCCCATGGTGCTCTCGTATTGGTTGACAACAGCATCATGTCTCCCGTACTGTCTCAACCCTTAAAGCTCGGGGCAG ATATCGTGATGCACTCTGCTACAAAGTTCATCGCTGGTCACAGTGACCTCATGGCTGGTGTGCTTGCTATCAAAGGAGAAAG CTTGGCGAAAGAACTATATTTCATTCAGAATGCAGAGGGGTCAGGGTTAGCTCCATTCGACTGTTGGCTATGTTTGAGAGGCATCAAAACTATGGCTCTACGCGTCGAAAAGCAACAG GAAAACGCGCAAAAGATTGCCGAGTTCCTCAGGTCTCACCCTCGTGTGAAAAAGGTCTTTTACGCTGGTCTTCCCGATCACCCGGGACGAGCTTTGCATTACTCTCAG GCGAAGGGCGCTGGATCAGTGCTGAGTTTCCTAACGGGATCATTGGCGCTCTCCAAGCACGTCGTTGAGACAACGAAGTATTTCAGCATAACTGTGAGCTTTG GAAGTGTGAAGTCCCTCATCAGCTTGCCTTGCTTCATGTCTCACGCAAGCGTACCTGCAGCAGTGCGTGAGGAACGAGGCCTGACTGAGGATCTGATACGCATATCTGTCGGGATTGAGGACGTCAACGACCTGATTGCTGATCTTGAACAAGCCCTACGAACTGGGCCTGCATACTAG
- the LOC121771848 gene encoding uncharacterized protein LOC121771848 yields MSNGEVRKVSLQDIQLVQNLIERCLQLYMSEREVVNTLLHQAKIEPGFTELVWQKLEAENQEFFRAYHLMLIVKDQILRFNQLLEKQVELMRQVCQTGVASMSLSNGSQMHSMHNNSTYQVRQPTGPPIKPENIHQTITLPNVYINGKSALQPSMQVPVNMSEHTGRMDVPGNMLLAQNSSSRIVQGMNGVMIKSEGGFAGDSHFMFGTDNNLIEPRNAIGEASASPFTSGEPNESMMDQETSSFGFLGQIPRNFSLSDLTADFSNSTDILESYSRSPFLGTEANFLDPQIRGEQQDVRRLDTISEGLSYDDFASD; encoded by the exons ATGTCAAATGGCGAAGTTAGAAAAGTCTCGCTACAGGACATACAATTG GTTCAGAACCTTATCGAAAGATGCCTTCAGCTTTACATGAGCGAGAGGGAAGTCGTGAATACATTGTTAcaccaggcaaagattgagcCTGGCTTCACAGAACTTG TGTGGCAAAAGCTCGAAGCGGAAAACCAGGAATTTTTCCGGGCGTATCATCTGATGCTGATTGTGAAGGACCAGATATTAAGATTCAATCAGCTGCTCGAGAAACAGGTTGAACTAATGCGTCAAGTATGCCAGACGGGAGTCGCTTCCATGTCTTTGTCGAATGGATCTCAGATGCATTCAA TGCACAACAACTCGACTTATCAGGTTCGACAGCCAACCGGACCACCTATAAAGCCAGAAAACATTCACCAAACCATTACATTACCTAATGTCTACATTAACGGCAAGTCTGCCCTGCAGCCTAGCATGCAAGTTCCGGTTAACATGTCGGAACACACCGGCCGGATGGACGTGCCGGGAAATATGCTATTAGCTCAGAATTCCAGTTCCAGAATCGTGCAAGGAATGAACGGTGTGATGATCAAATCAGAGGGCGGCTTTGCAGGTGACTCTCACTTCATGTTTGGCACGGACAACAATCTCATTGAACCTCGCAACGCGATTGGAGAAGCGTCCGCTTCACCTTTCACTAGTGGTGAGCCGAACGAGTCCATGATGGACCAGGAGACGAGCTCGTTTGGATTCTTGGGGCAGATACCGCGCAACTTCAGCCTTTCAGACTTGACAGCCGATTTTTCCAATAGCACTG ATATACTCGAGAGCTACTCGCGATCACCCTTCCTGGGCACAGAAGCGAACTTCTTGGACCCTCAAATCAGAGGCGAACAACAAG ATGTTAGGAGACTGGACACCATATCTGAGGGGTTGAGTTATGACGACTTTGCCAGTGACTGA
- the LOC121770723 gene encoding two-component response regulator ARR8-like, which produces MGMAAADGQFHVLAVDDSLIDRKLIERLLKTSSFQVTTVDSGSKALEFLGWHGSERNMFNETSISPKIHQEVEVNLVITDYCMPGMTGYDLLKKIKESAFLRDIPVVIMSSENVPSRITRCLEEGAEEFFLKPMKLSDVNKLRPHMMRTKFKNENEKPEKEEIITIGEADSDMEKIQRAQSLQQHNNNNDNDDDNNNNTKRKSMDEGLSPDRTRPRYSDLTVMSN; this is translated from the exons ATGGGAATGGCAGCAGCAGATGGCCAGTTTCATGTTCTTGCTGTTGATGACAGCTTGATTGACAGAAAGCTGATTGAGAGGCTGCTCAAGACATCATCTTTCCAAG TTACCACAGTTGATTCTGGTAGCAAAGCTTTGGAATTTCTTGGTTGGCATGGAAGTGAGAGAAACATGTTCAATGAAACCTCCATTTCTCCCAAGATTCATCAG gaAGTGGAAGTGAATCTTGTAATTACAGACTATTGTATGCCTGGGATGACAGGCTATGATTTGCTGAAGAAAATAAAg GAATCTGCATTTTTGAGAGATATACCAGTAGTCATCATGTCCTCTGAAAATGTCCCTTCAAGAATAACCAG ATGTTTAGAAGAAGGAGCAGAGGAATTTTTCCTAAAACCAATGAAATTATCAGATGTGAATAAATTGAGGCCTCATATGATGAGAACCAAATTcaagaatgaaaatgaaaagcCAGAAAAGGAGGAGATTATTACAATAGGAGAAGCAGATTCAGACATGGAGAAGATTCAGAGAGCACAATCTTTGCAACAACATAACAATAACAACGACAACGACGacgacaacaacaacaacacgAAGCGAAAATCTATGGATGAAGGGCTTTCACCGGACAGAACTAGGCCCAGATACAGTGATCTCACTGTGATGTCCAATTaa